The following proteins are encoded in a genomic region of Dermatophagoides farinae isolate YC_2012a chromosome 8, ASM2471394v1, whole genome shotgun sequence:
- the LOC124496255 gene encoding protein FAM151B isoform X1, which translates to MKKLEKSNQIITRNNCSTTITQPCLGRTIFPSSATHTNSTANGGTTTTFHNRVQISPNLIDYFPLNGDGLQLNWAHAVNSRSKLMTALRGDDLMIEADVSLAETSRYPVPIMAHPPNNASDLTLEDFLIEIVRSNCAKGIKLDFKSTRVVEPAFRVLARHVDFIKGPIVLNADILAGPNNPEATPVDAWTFLMLCRTRFPKAIISIGWTTNLDGQMKTGYSREMVDHMASLVREYNLMQPLTFPVNATLLKYSICEIQRLLFQVPNSTLTVWAHPEEFANNNLTLHDLFIIRKAFSINSVFYDMPSEVINELRRASSL; encoded by the exons atgaaaaaactagaaaaatcaaatcaaataataaccaGAAACAAC TGTTCAACGACCATCACGCAGCCATGTCTTGGCCGTACCATCTTTCCATCCAGTGCAACTCATACAAATTCAACGGCCAACGGTGGCACAACGACAACGTTTCATAATCGTGTACAAATATCACCCAATCTGATCGATTATTTTCCACTAAATGGAGATGGTTTACAATTAAATTGGGCACATGCTGTCAATAGTCGTTCCAAATTGATGACTGCATTACGAG gTGATGATCTTATGATCGAAGCCGATGTAAGCCTGGCGGAAACATCACGTTATCCTGTGCCAATAATGGCACATCCGCCGAACAATGCCAGTGATCTTACATTGGAAGATTTTCTAATCGAAATTGTACGTTCGAATTGTGCAAAGGGAATCAAATTGGATTTTAAATCCACACGTGTTGTTGAACCTGCATTCCGTGTGTTGGCTAGGCATGTTGATTTCATCAAAGGTCCAATCGTGTTGAATGCCGATATTCTTGCTG gaCCAAACAATCCAGAAGCAACACCTGTCGATGCATGGACATTTTTAATGTTATGCCGAACACGTTTCCCAAAGGCAATCATATCGATCGGTTGGACAACAAATCTTGATGGACAAATGAAAACAGGATATAGCCGCGAAATGGTCGATCATATGGCATCATTAGTACGTGAATATAATCTAATGCAGCCATTAACGTTTCCAGTGAATGCTACATTACTTAAATATTCGATTTGTGAAATTCAACGTCTACTGTTTCAA GTACCAAATAGTACATTAACTGTATGGGCACATCCCGAAGAATTTGCCAACAATAATCTAACATTACatgatttgttcatcatacgTAAAGCATTCTCAATCAATTCCGTCTTCTATGATATGCCTTCCGAAGTGATCAATGAACTACGACGTGCCAGCAGCCTTTGA
- the LOC124496255 gene encoding protein FAM151B isoform X2 gives MKYGQCSTTITQPCLGRTIFPSSATHTNSTANGGTTTTFHNRVQISPNLIDYFPLNGDGLQLNWAHAVNSRSKLMTALRGDDLMIEADVSLAETSRYPVPIMAHPPNNASDLTLEDFLIEIVRSNCAKGIKLDFKSTRVVEPAFRVLARHVDFIKGPIVLNADILAGPNNPEATPVDAWTFLMLCRTRFPKAIISIGWTTNLDGQMKTGYSREMVDHMASLVREYNLMQPLTFPVNATLLKYSICEIQRLLFQVPNSTLTVWAHPEEFANNNLTLHDLFIIRKAFSINSVFYDMPSEVINELRRASSL, from the exons ATGAAATACGGCCAG TGTTCAACGACCATCACGCAGCCATGTCTTGGCCGTACCATCTTTCCATCCAGTGCAACTCATACAAATTCAACGGCCAACGGTGGCACAACGACAACGTTTCATAATCGTGTACAAATATCACCCAATCTGATCGATTATTTTCCACTAAATGGAGATGGTTTACAATTAAATTGGGCACATGCTGTCAATAGTCGTTCCAAATTGATGACTGCATTACGAG gTGATGATCTTATGATCGAAGCCGATGTAAGCCTGGCGGAAACATCACGTTATCCTGTGCCAATAATGGCACATCCGCCGAACAATGCCAGTGATCTTACATTGGAAGATTTTCTAATCGAAATTGTACGTTCGAATTGTGCAAAGGGAATCAAATTGGATTTTAAATCCACACGTGTTGTTGAACCTGCATTCCGTGTGTTGGCTAGGCATGTTGATTTCATCAAAGGTCCAATCGTGTTGAATGCCGATATTCTTGCTG gaCCAAACAATCCAGAAGCAACACCTGTCGATGCATGGACATTTTTAATGTTATGCCGAACACGTTTCCCAAAGGCAATCATATCGATCGGTTGGACAACAAATCTTGATGGACAAATGAAAACAGGATATAGCCGCGAAATGGTCGATCATATGGCATCATTAGTACGTGAATATAATCTAATGCAGCCATTAACGTTTCCAGTGAATGCTACATTACTTAAATATTCGATTTGTGAAATTCAACGTCTACTGTTTCAA GTACCAAATAGTACATTAACTGTATGGGCACATCCCGAAGAATTTGCCAACAATAATCTAACATTACatgatttgttcatcatacgTAAAGCATTCTCAATCAATTCCGTCTTCTATGATATGCCTTCCGAAGTGATCAATGAACTACGACGTGCCAGCAGCCTTTGA
- the LOC124495687 gene encoding uncharacterized protein LOC124495687: protein MLVYYEFVPNQSISQPMPLLAIILMLTTTATTVIGTCAFIKRKKTAIKAEQPAEDEDVETGDDEQAIGDAGPTNGDNEAVVEQKVQGEKVGVIKEEKIKEIIKNIVQQQLVPIKLEKVKVEKIDSTPIAIDENITLRISETMSEKEQERRPPDKSQQKSSFNSQASIKLSTKRMLRSSGSKILNKRSVTAKKDFMKLFVALKQPHKKYSSSASMTIRGGQAQKIPKIFVFKKNMSKANTLMINKKQMMKKEIKGDDFSTEQLLIEPKTIKTKDSEEMISIKAKAIVPVSVHKTKTKTKTNLTTTTIIKPKVIRKKDMIKWITDSAASKEQQRFDMKHILERLLRKINLWPKTITKTTQQRSPTTGIIRSVTKPPITKMAQSRIKTSGSLPNKSVQQPRWQTTSTRYDNEDDYQLKRRKSFSKPTSISHHWELQKQQQQQPRSIQRSVKLIGYDNDQRYKTSPPPSPTTFRSKPMMKKQSPQETIRVSEALLVPQRLKLKLIRQNVRKSPEIFNHIIRPSSPKTSTPKWWNDRMIIIKKSPRWTPPPLWLKKSESKSPKIKIPTRYVSPR, encoded by the coding sequence ATGTTAGTATACTATGAATTTGTTcccaatcaatcgatcagcCAACCAATGCCATTATTGGCgatcattttgatgttgaCAACAACGGCGACAACCGTAATTGGTACGTGTGCGTTCATAAAGCGGAAAAAAACTGCCATTAAAGCTGAGCAACCAGCagaagatgaagatgttgaaactggtgatgatgagcaGGCCATTGGCGATGCTGGACCAACCAATGGTGACAATGAAGCTGTGGTCGAGCAAAAAGTACAAGGAGAAAAAGTGGGTGTGATAaaagaagagaaaataaaggaaattatcaaaaatattgtccaacaacaactggTACCGATAAAATTGGAGAAAGTTAAGgtcgaaaaaattgattcaactCCTATCGCAATCGATGAAAATATAACATTACGAATATCTGAAACAATGTCAGAAAAAGAACAAGAAAGACGGCCACCGGATAAAAGTCAACAAAAATCGTCATTCAATAGCCAGGCATCAATTAAATTGTCGACAAAACGTATGTTACGAAGTAGTGGAAGTAAAATACTAAATAAAAGATCAGTAACGGCCAAAAAAGATTTCATGAAACTGTTTGTGGCGTTGAAGCAGCCTcacaaaaaatattcttcatcAGCGTCAATGACGATCAGAGGTGGACAAGCgcaaaaaattccaaaaatttttgttttcaaaaaaaatatgtcaaAAGCCAACACACTgatgattaataaaaaacaaatgatgaaaaaagaaattaaaggtgatgatttttcaacCGAACAATTACTAATCGAAccaaaaacgataaaaactAAAGATTCAGAGGAAATGATTTCTATCAAAGCCAAAGCTATTGTCCCAGTTTCGgtacacaaaacaaaaacaaaaacaaaaacaaacttgacaacaacaactattaTTAAACCAAAagtaatcagaaaaaaagatatgaTCAAGTGGATAACGGATTCTGCGGCATCCAAAGAACAACAAAGATTTGACATGAAACATATACTGGAAAGATTATTACGTAAAATCAATCTTTGGCCTAAAACAATAACGAAAACCACACAACAACGATCACCAACAACTGGAATAATACGTTCGGTAACAAAACCACCAATAACGAAGATGGCACAATCAAGAATCAAAACATCTGGATCATTGCCGAACAAAAGTGTGCAACAACCACGATGGCAAACAACCAGCACTCGATAcgataatgaagatgattacCAACTTAAAAGGAGAAAGTCATTTTCAAAACCAACATCTATTAGCCACCATTGGGAActacaaaaacaacaacaacaacaaccgcgATCAATACAAAGGTCAGTGAAACTGATTggttatgataatgatcaaagaTACAAAacttcaccaccaccatcaccaacaacatttCGATCTaaaccaatgatgaaaaaacaatcaccACAGGAAACGATTCGTGTTAGCGAAGCTTTACTCGTACCTCAacgattaaaattaaaattaataagACAAAATGTTAGAAAATCACCGGAAATATTCAACCACATTATTCggccatcatcaccaaaaacatcaacaccGAAATGGTGGAACGatcgaatgataatcattaagAAATCACCCAGATGGACACCACCGCCATTATGGctaaaaaaatcagaatcaaaatcaccgaaaattaaaattccaaCACGTTATGTTTCACCACGATAA